One Chryseobacterium sp. StRB126 genomic region harbors:
- a CDS encoding aldo/keto reductase, with translation MEKRKIKNTDLEVAPINFGGNVFGWTLDEKQSFDILDQFTEAGFNFIDTADTYSWWVNGRGGQSEEIIGKWMKSRNNRKDIVLATKVGSQTKEHGYDISKKHILKSVDESLQRLQTDRIDLYYTHFDDNTTPVEETLSAYDEIIKAGKVRYIAASNLSPERLKESLEVSEKNNLPKYVALQPHYNLLEREGFEKNYAPLVEQFDLSVFPYWSLAAGFLTGKYRDEADLAKSARGEGVRKYLNPKGLEVLKALDQVSEKHHSNQGTVALAWLLSNPLVTAPIVSATSSSQLETLFNAPKLILDQEDIDLLNRVSH, from the coding sequence ATGGAAAAAAGAAAGATCAAAAACACTGATTTGGAAGTGGCTCCTATTAATTTCGGAGGAAATGTTTTTGGATGGACACTGGATGAAAAGCAGTCATTCGATATCCTGGATCAGTTTACAGAAGCCGGATTCAATTTTATAGATACAGCAGACACCTATTCATGGTGGGTAAACGGAAGAGGTGGACAATCTGAAGAGATCATCGGAAAATGGATGAAAAGCCGTAATAACCGTAAGGATATTGTTCTGGCAACCAAAGTAGGCTCTCAAACAAAAGAACATGGGTATGATATCAGTAAAAAACATATTCTGAAATCAGTGGATGAATCTCTGCAAAGGCTTCAGACCGATCGTATCGACCTTTATTATACGCATTTTGACGATAATACTACTCCTGTAGAGGAAACATTATCAGCATATGACGAGATTATTAAAGCCGGAAAAGTACGTTATATTGCTGCATCCAATCTTTCTCCTGAACGTTTAAAAGAATCCCTTGAAGTTTCTGAAAAGAACAACCTGCCTAAATATGTTGCCTTACAGCCCCATTATAATTTATTGGAAAGAGAAGGTTTTGAAAAAAACTATGCTCCTTTGGTAGAACAGTTTGATCTGAGTGTATTTCCATACTGGTCTCTGGCAGCAGGATTTTTAACCGGAAAATACCGTGATGAAGCTGATTTAGCCAAAAGTGCAAGAGGAGAAGGTGTGAGAAAATATTTAAATCCTAAGGGTCTGGAAGTTTTAAAGGCATTAGATCAGGTGAGTGAAAAACACCATAGCAATCAGGGAACAGTTGCTTTAGCTTGGTTATTATCCAATCCGTTGGTTACTGCTCCGATCGTGAGTGCGACAAGTTCTTCACAGCTTGAAACATTGTTCAATGCCCCTAAACTTATTTTAGATCAGGAAGACATTGACTTACTTAATAGAGTAAGTCATTAA
- a CDS encoding chloride channel protein, with the protein MKIHNKKKYLSFLKFKRDFQKYGLEKARSYELILHWLNNRLSRNQFLVLSGILVGCTAGLAGVILKTLVHNIHYFITNKVHFEYQILFYIVFPFLGIVLTTLIVLTLFKGQDRKGIGAILYEIAQNSSIVASVKMYSQVIQSAVTVGLGGSAGLESPIAVTGAAIGSNFAQTYRLNYKERTLLLAAGATAGIASAFNAPIAGIMFAFEILLTGVVFTDFIPLVVAAVCGSLLSRILLQEDVLFRFYTREAFNYKNVPYYLILGVVTGLYARYFVIISQKVEHFIKGLQLSKMRKAMFGGAVLSLLCVLFPPLFGEGYETVKAFTNGNTHSIIENSFFRYFEIGDWTIIIFLVLVLLLKAFATSFTIFSGGNGGNFAPSLFAGGTVGYLFALVCQHIGFTDVPVTNLVLVGMAGAMSGVMYAPLTAIFLIAESSFGYDLFIPLMIVSIMSYLIAKWFSPISPELKSLADEGKIFTNKHDKNLLFALRTDDFIDKYSQTIQENASITDLFELVKNGDKNIFAVVDDTRTLKGVLTLDDIRPYLFNKEIDPLQTVGQIMKAPQSILHPENKPLDILQTFDDTGVWNLPVVSENNVFIGFISKSSILMSYRQLLKDYSD; encoded by the coding sequence GTGAAAATTCACAACAAAAAAAAGTACCTAAGCTTTCTAAAATTTAAAAGAGATTTCCAGAAATACGGACTGGAAAAAGCCCGCAGTTATGAGCTTATTCTGCATTGGCTGAACAATAGATTGAGCAGAAATCAGTTTCTTGTGCTTTCCGGAATCCTTGTGGGTTGTACGGCTGGATTGGCTGGGGTAATCCTAAAAACGCTGGTACACAATATCCATTATTTCATTACCAATAAAGTCCATTTCGAATATCAGATCTTATTTTATATTGTTTTTCCTTTTTTAGGAATTGTTCTGACTACGTTGATCGTACTAACGTTATTTAAAGGACAGGATCGAAAAGGGATTGGTGCTATTTTGTATGAAATTGCCCAGAACTCAAGTATTGTGGCTTCTGTAAAAATGTATTCTCAGGTGATACAGAGTGCGGTTACCGTTGGGTTGGGAGGATCCGCAGGATTGGAAAGTCCTATTGCTGTTACAGGAGCAGCCATAGGATCAAATTTTGCACAAACATATAGGCTTAATTATAAAGAACGTACATTATTACTGGCTGCAGGAGCTACTGCCGGAATTGCATCAGCTTTCAATGCTCCTATTGCAGGAATTATGTTTGCTTTTGAAATTCTGTTAACCGGAGTGGTTTTTACAGATTTTATTCCATTGGTGGTTGCAGCGGTTTGTGGAAGTCTTCTGTCCAGAATATTGCTTCAGGAAGATGTTCTTTTCAGGTTTTACACCAGAGAAGCTTTCAACTATAAAAATGTACCTTATTACCTGATTTTAGGAGTAGTAACGGGATTATATGCCAGATATTTTGTCATTATTTCTCAAAAGGTAGAGCATTTTATAAAAGGACTCCAACTTTCAAAAATGCGTAAAGCAATGTTTGGAGGGGCCGTACTTTCCTTGCTTTGTGTTCTCTTTCCCCCTTTATTCGGAGAAGGATATGAAACCGTAAAAGCTTTCACGAACGGGAACACCCATTCTATTATTGAAAACAGCTTTTTCAGGTATTTTGAAATTGGAGATTGGACGATTATTATATTTTTAGTTCTTGTCTTATTATTAAAAGCTTTTGCGACTTCATTTACCATATTCAGTGGTGGAAACGGAGGTAATTTTGCTCCTTCTCTTTTTGCAGGCGGAACTGTAGGATATTTATTTGCCTTGGTTTGTCAGCATATCGGGTTTACAGACGTTCCGGTAACGAATCTTGTACTGGTAGGAATGGCTGGAGCAATGAGTGGCGTTATGTATGCTCCGCTAACGGCTATATTCCTGATTGCAGAATCAAGTTTTGGGTATGATCTGTTTATTCCGCTAATGATTGTTTCCATTATGTCTTACCTTATTGCCAAATGGTTCTCTCCGATCTCTCCGGAATTAAAGTCTCTTGCAGATGAAGGAAAAATATTCACCAACAAACATGATAAAAACCTTCTTTTTGCTTTAAGAACGGATGATTTTATCGATAAATATTCGCAGACTATTCAGGAAAATGCCTCTATTACAGATCTTTTTGAACTGGTAAAGAATGGGGACAAAAATATTTTTGCTGTAGTTGATGATACCAGAACATTAAAAGGAGTCCTAACCCTTGATGATATAAGACCTTATCTTTTTAACAAGGAAATTGATCCGTTGCAAACGGTAGGTCAGATTATGAAAGCTCCGCAATCCATACTTCATCCGGAAAATAAACCATTGGATATCCTTCAAACCTTCGATGATACCGGAGTGTGGAATCTTCCTGTTGTAAGTGAAAACAATGTTTTTATAGGGTTTATCTCCAAGTCTTCCATCCTGATGAGTTACAGACAGTTGTTGAAGGATTATTCAGATTAA
- a CDS encoding response regulator transcription factor has protein sequence MKILIVEDEAELAKSISEYLSEENYLCENAATFSEAMNKIETFEYDCILLDIMLPDGNGLKILEELKKQNKQDGVIIISAKNALDDKIEGLKLGADDYLTKPFHLSELMARVYSIIRRKQFSSSNVVKQNELQIDLLAKTVAVNNESISLTKKEFDLLIYFIGNKNKVISKSTLAEHLSGDFADMLDNHDFVYAHVKNLKKKLYDAGCEHYLKTVYGTGYKWEA, from the coding sequence ATGAAAATTCTAATTGTTGAAGACGAAGCAGAACTTGCCAAAAGTATTTCCGAATATTTATCTGAGGAAAATTACCTGTGTGAGAACGCTGCCACTTTCAGTGAAGCCATGAATAAAATAGAGACGTTCGAATATGACTGCATTTTATTGGACATTATGCTTCCTGACGGAAATGGTCTTAAGATTCTGGAGGAACTAAAAAAACAGAACAAACAGGATGGTGTTATTATCATTTCTGCTAAAAATGCCCTGGATGACAAGATTGAAGGCCTGAAGTTGGGAGCAGATGACTATCTTACCAAACCTTTTCACCTTTCTGAACTCATGGCGAGGGTGTATTCTATTATCCGAAGAAAGCAATTCAGCAGTTCCAATGTGGTAAAACAAAATGAGCTTCAGATTGATCTTCTGGCGAAAACCGTTGCCGTAAATAACGAATCAATTTCTCTTACCAAGAAGGAATTTGATCTTCTGATTTACTTTATAGGAAACAAAAACAAGGTAATTTCTAAAAGTACACTGGCAGAACATCTTTCCGGAGATTTCGCAGATATGCTTGATAATCATGATTTTGTGTATGCTCATGTTAAAAACCTTAAAAAGAAGCTGTATGATGCTGGTTGTGAGCATTATCTTAAAACCGTGTATGGAACGGGGTATAAGTGGGAAGCTTAG